CGCGCGCAGCATCTCGGCCCGCAGGGGGGCGCCATTGGCGTCGGCATACCAGCCCAGATGCTTGCGCGCGACGCGCAGGCCCAGTTCCTGACCATAGAAGGACAGCATCGCGGTGTAATGTTCCTCGACCAGATCGGCCAGGGCGGCGCCGATGGGAATGGCGGGCGCGGGCGTGCCCCATAATGCGTGCGAGATCGCCGCCAGCCGCCAGGGCGCCCCCTGCGCGCCGCGCCCGACCATCACCGCATCCGCGCCCGATTGCGCCAGCGCCGCGCGGGCGCTGGCCGCATCGACCACATCGCCATTGGCGACCAGAGGCGGACGGCCCGGCAGGTTCGCCACCGCCCGGCCCACCGCCCCGATCGCCGCCCAGTCGGCCCGGCCCTTATAGAATTGCGCCCGGGTCCGGCCATGCACCGTCAGCATCCGCACCCCGGCCTCCGCCGCCCGCCGCGCCAGTTCCGGCGCGTTCAGGCAAGCATCGTCCCAGCCCAGCCGCATCTTCAGCGTCACCGGCACGCTGACCGCGCCCAGCACCGCCTCGATCAGCCGCAGGGCGTGGTCCAGATCGCGCATCAGCGCCGAACCCGACAGCCCCCCCGTGACCTTCTTGGCCGGGCACCCCATATTGATGTCGATGAGACGCGCACCCATCCCTTCGACGATGCGCGCGGTCTCGGCCATCGCCCCGGCCTCTCGCCCGGCGATCTGCACCGAGACCGCCGCGCCTTCGTCCATCAACGCCTTGGCCCGCACCGCCGCGCGGGTCGAGGGGCGCGGCGTCACCATTTCGGTCGAGGCCACCATCTCGCTGACCAGCAGCCCGGCGCCGAAACGCGCAACCATGCGGCGAAACGGCAGATCGGTGATCCCGGCCATCGGCGCAAGAAACACCGGCGGGCCAAGCCGCAGATCGCCAAGGGATATCGGTTCGGGCAGTTTCATATCCTGTTCCTTCGCCTTGCCGCCGGGTGCCCGCAAGGTTGGCAGGCCGCCACGATGCCGGGCACTCGCCACGCCCCGCATAATTGACTATATAAAAGGCATGTCGCCTATTAAATGGGCAATCGCGATCTGCCGGGATCATCGGTGGATATCGCTTTTGTCACCGGCCAGCGTCATTTGGGGCATGGCGGCGGTGCCGCAGTCATGCTTGGATCAGTTCGGCACAGCAAGGGGTCATCATGTTCCTTTCGGTCTTTGACATGTTCAAGATTGGGGTCGGCCCGTCCTCGTCGCATACGATGGGGCCGATGGTGGCGGGGGCGCGGTTTCTGCAATCGCTGCGCGGCCTGCCGTTTCACGCCTATGGGGTGCGCGCGACGCTGCACGGCAGCCTGGCCTTTACCGGCAAGGGCCACGCCACCGACCGCGCCACCATCCTGGGCCTTGCGGGTTTCGTGCCCGAGACGATGGATGCCGAAAAGGCCGAAGCCGCGCTGGACGACATCCGCCGCAGCCACGAATTGCAGGTGGACGGCCTGCCGCCGCTGCATTTCGACCCCGAAAAGGACCTGCGCTTCGATTTCGACCACGCCCTGCCCGGCCATGCCAACGGGATGAGCATCTCGGCCACCGACGCGCAGGGCGACGTGATCTTTCACCAGATCTATTACTCGGTCGGCGGCGGCTTCGTGCTGACCGACGAGGAACTGGCGGCCGAAGCCGAAAACCGCGGCAAGGACGACAAGGCGCAGGTGCCCTTTCCCTTTTCCAGCGCCGCCGAGATGCTGGCGATGGCGGAAAGCTCGGGCAAGACCCTTGCGCAGATGAAGCGAGCCAATGAGCTGGTGTTCCGGTCCGACCAGCAGATCCGCGACGGTCTGGCGCGGATCTGGCAGGTGATGCGCGACTGCATGGATCGCGGGCTGGCGACGCCGGGCGTGCTGCCGGGCGGGCTGAAGGTGCGCCGCCGCGCCCATGCGATCCACCAGCAATTGCTGGCCGAACGCGGCATGAACCTGACCGCGCCGCATATCATCAACGACTGGATGTCCACCTATGCCATGGCCGTGAACGAGGAAAACGCCGCCGGCGGCCAGGTCGTCACCGCGCCCACCAATGGCGCGGCGGGGGTGGTGCCTGCGGTGATCCGTTACTGGCTGGACCATGTGCCGGGGGCCGGCGAAAGCCAGATGCCGGAATTCCTGCTGACGGCCTCGGCCATCGGCGGGATCATCAAGCACAATGCCAGCATCTCGGGCGCCGAATGCGGTTGTCAGGCCGAGGTCGGCAGCGCCAGCGCCATGGCGGCGGCGGGCCTGTGCGCGGTGCTGGGCGGCACGCCGCAGCAGATCGAGAACGCCGCCGAGATCGCGCTGGAGCATCATCTGGGCATGACCTGCGACCCGGTGAAGGGGCTGGTGCAGGTGCCCTGCATCGAGCGCAACGGACTGGGCGCGATCAAGGCGGTCAGCGCCGCCTCGCTGGCGCTGCGTGGCGACGGGGTGCATTTCGTGCCGCTGGACGCCGCCATCGAGACCATGCGCCAGACCGGCCGCGACATGAGCGACAAATACAAGGAAACATCCCTCGGCGGACTGGCCGTCAACGTCCCGAATTGCTAGGCGGGATACAGCCGTTGGCGTCGTTGCGGCTTGCCCGGCGGGCGGGCGATTGCTAACGCTGACGCAAAGAGCAACAAAAATCCAACAGAGGCCAGTATGACATTCACCCTTACGCCGCGCCTGACGGTGCTTGCCCTTCTGACGCTGCCGCTGGCGGCATGTGACGGCGCGGGCCTGCCGGGCCTTGGATCGGAACAGCCGCAGGTCGAGGGGCATCGTGGCCCGCCCACCGTGTCGCCCACCGAAGCCCCGATCGAGACAGGCGAGGCCGAAGGCCGCCCCATCGCCACCGCCGAGGCCCGCACACATAACACCGCCGCCTTCAGCGCCCGCGGCAACGAGCCCTTCTGGGCGGTTGATCTGGCCGGGAACACCGCCATCTACAAGACCCCCTCGAACCAGCGCGGACAGGCCGTGCGGGTCAATCGCCTGACCTTCGCGGAAGGCGTGGAATATGTCGGCGTGCTGGGCGGGCGGCCCTTCGTGGTCAATATCCGCGGCACCGATTGTCAGGACAGCATGTCCGGCGAGCGTTTCCCGATGAGTGCGTCCCTGACCGTTTCGGGCCGCAGCGAACGCGGCTGTGCCGGTCCCGCCTCGGCCGAGGTGGCGCAGGCCGTCGCCGCGACCCGCGCGCCCGCCCCCGCCGCGCCGCGCACCACATCGCGCCCGGCGACATCCGCCCCTGCGGCGACACGTCCGGCCTCCAGCCCGGCGACCACAACGGCACCCGCGCCCGAATCGACCAGCGAGGACAGCCCGGCAACCGGCACGACCACGCCCGAGACCACCACGCCGCCCACCGGCAGCACGCCGGCCGAGGCCCCCGCGACCGTCACCCCTGCCACCCCGGCAGATGATACCGGCGCGTCCAGCCCGGCAGGTGGCAGCTCGGCCAGCGACAGCACGGGTGACAGCAGCACCGCGCCTGCCGCATCCGAACCCGCTGCATCCGAGCCCGCTGCATCGGAACCGGCGGCCGATGTCCCGGCGCCCACCACCAGCAGCCCCGCTGTGATCCCGACCCCCGGCGCCGGTTCCGATGCCGGTGCGGACGGGGATGATGACGGCGACAGCAGCCAGTAACGGCCATTTCCTGCCGCCCGGACCCGCTTCGGTGCGGCAGGATTATCGCAACCCTGCGCCAATCGGCGATTGTGGGGTTTCGCGCGATTGAACAGCCGGTATGATCCTGAAACCAGCCGTGACGAAGGACCCATTCGATGCGCAGCACCCCGCTTGCCAGACGCCTCATGGCCTCGACCCTGCCGGTCGCCTTTCTGATCGGAACGGCGTCCGGCACTGCTCAGGCCGATCCCATGATCGCCCGCAACATGTCCAGCTATGGCATGCCCGGCGGGATCGACACGCCAACCGCCGAAGTGCTGCCCGACGGCACGCTTGGCGCGACGGTGTCATGGTCGGATTACGCGCGGCGGGGCAATGTCACCTTTCAGGTGCTGCCGCGACTGACCACGGTGCTGCGGTATTCGCGGGTCGAGGGTATCAACGATTATCGTCAGGACGGCTATATTTCGGACCGCTCGTTTGACCTGCGCCTTCAGATCCTGGACGAACAGGGCTGGCGCCCGGCCATCGCCGTCGGGTTTCAGGATGTGCTGGGCACCGGGATCTATTCCGGCGAATATATCGTCGCGACCAAGAACATCACGCCGACGATCCGCGCCTCGGCCGGTCTGGGCTGGGGTGTGCTGGCGGGCAAGCCCCGCACCATTGATGTCGGCGACGAGGGCGGCACGCTGGATGCCGACAACTGGTTCTCGGGCAGTCCCAAGCCCTTCGCTTCGGTCAGTTGGCAGGTCAATGAGCGCCTGAGCCTCGTCGCGGAATATTCCAACGATATCTATTTTACCCGCTATAGCAGTGGGCGCGAATATCAACAAGGTGACGAAGAGCCGGGCAGCAAGGTCAATCTCGGCGCCTATTACAGCTTTGGCCGCGCCTATCAGGCCGGGCTTTACACCATTGGCGGCGACACCATCGGCGCGCAGCTGACCGTCGCGCTGAACCCGCGCGAGGCCCCCTATCCCTCGGGGCTGGAAAAGGCCCCCGCGCCGGTGCGTCCACGCCCTGCCCCCGCCGCCGATCCCGAAGGCTGGTCGGGCCAGTGGTCGCAGGACCCCACTGCGCAACCCGCCATCCAGACATCGCTTGGCGACGCGCTGGACAAGGAAGGTCAGGTGCTGGAATCCATGGCGCTGTCGGCCAACCGCGCCGAGGTCCGCATCGACAACCGCCGCTATATCAGCCAGGCCGAGGCCGTGGGCCGCACCGCCCGCCTGATGAGCCGCGCCCTGCCACCTTCGGTGGAAACCTTCGTCATCACCTCGACCGCCGAAGGCATGCCGACCTCATCGGTCACGCTGCGCCGCTCGGATGTCGAGCGGCTGGAAAATACCGAGGCCAGCCAGATCGCCTCGGTCGCCGCCCTGACCGATGCGCCGCTGAGGGCACCGGGGCTGGTGCGCAGCGATGAGATCTATCCGCGCTTTCAGTGGTCGATCAAACCCTATGTCGATCTGGGCATCTTCAGCGCCGAGGACGGGCTCACCCACGAGGTCGGGGCCGAGGCCCGCGCCAGCTATGAGCTGATGCCGGGGCTGATCGTCACCGGTGCGCTGCGTCAACGGGCCTTCGGCAACATGGATCAACGCGGGCCGGGCATTCCCGGTCAGCGCGGCGAGCATTACACGGCCGAGGAATATCTGGCCGATCCAAGCCTTGAGACCACACCCGAAGGTGTGCCGCGCGTGCGCTCGGATTCGCGCATGTATCGCGACAACAGCAGCCCGACGATCCCCGAGCTGACGCTGGCCTGGTACAGCAAGCCGACCGAGACCGTCTATACCCGCGTCACCGGCGGCTTGCTGGAACGCGGCTATGGCGGCGTCTCGGCCGAGGCGCTGTGGAAGCCCGCCAATTCGCCGCTGGCCTTCGGGGCCGAGATCAGCCACGTCAAGAAACGCGATTTCGACGGGTTGTTCGACTTCCGCGATTACGAGGTCACGATGGGCCATGTCTCGGCCTATTACGAATTTTCTCAAGGATTTGCCCAGGGCTTCACCGCGCAGTTGGATGTCGGCAAATATCTGGCCGGGGATGTCGGCGCCACCGTCAGCCTGACCCGCGAATTCGCCAATGGCTGGCGCATCGGCGCCTATGCAACCAAGACCGACATGAGCGCCGAGGAATTCGGCGAAGGCAGCTTTGACAAGGGCATCATGCTGTCGATCCCGATCGGCTGGGCCACCGGACAGCCCTCGCGCGAACGGGCCTCGACCACGCTACGCTCTCTGTCGCGCGATGGCGGTGCGCAGTTGAACGTCAACGGCCGGCTTTACGACAAGATCCGCGACAGCCATTCGGTCGAACTCTATGAAGGCTGGGGGAGGTTCTGGCGATGAACGGCGCTTTCAAGATCACGCTGGCCGCCGGTCTGCTGGCCGGGCTGGCCGCTTGTGGCAATGACGACGCAGGT
The Paracoccus alcaliphilus DNA segment above includes these coding regions:
- a CDS encoding L-serine ammonia-lyase yields the protein MFLSVFDMFKIGVGPSSSHTMGPMVAGARFLQSLRGLPFHAYGVRATLHGSLAFTGKGHATDRATILGLAGFVPETMDAEKAEAALDDIRRSHELQVDGLPPLHFDPEKDLRFDFDHALPGHANGMSISATDAQGDVIFHQIYYSVGGGFVLTDEELAAEAENRGKDDKAQVPFPFSSAAEMLAMAESSGKTLAQMKRANELVFRSDQQIRDGLARIWQVMRDCMDRGLATPGVLPGGLKVRRRAHAIHQQLLAERGMNLTAPHIINDWMSTYAMAVNEENAAGGQVVTAPTNGAAGVVPAVIRYWLDHVPGAGESQMPEFLLTASAIGGIIKHNASISGAECGCQAEVGSASAMAAAGLCAVLGGTPQQIENAAEIALEHHLGMTCDPVKGLVQVPCIERNGLGAIKAVSAASLALRGDGVHFVPLDAAIETMRQTGRDMSDKYKETSLGGLAVNVPNC
- the dusB gene encoding tRNA dihydrouridine synthase DusB, translating into MKLPEPISLGDLRLGPPVFLAPMAGITDLPFRRMVARFGAGLLVSEMVASTEMVTPRPSTRAAVRAKALMDEGAAVSVQIAGREAGAMAETARIVEGMGARLIDINMGCPAKKVTGGLSGSALMRDLDHALRLIEAVLGAVSVPVTLKMRLGWDDACLNAPELARRAAEAGVRMLTVHGRTRAQFYKGRADWAAIGAVGRAVANLPGRPPLVANGDVVDAASARAALAQSGADAVMVGRGAQGAPWRLAAISHALWGTPAPAIPIGAALADLVEEHYTAMLSFYGQELGLRVARKHLGWYADANGAPLRAEMLRADTPAATIALIRRAFADAAGGATMPAGRAA
- a CDS encoding YjbH domain-containing protein, translating into MRSTPLARRLMASTLPVAFLIGTASGTAQADPMIARNMSSYGMPGGIDTPTAEVLPDGTLGATVSWSDYARRGNVTFQVLPRLTTVLRYSRVEGINDYRQDGYISDRSFDLRLQILDEQGWRPAIAVGFQDVLGTGIYSGEYIVATKNITPTIRASAGLGWGVLAGKPRTIDVGDEGGTLDADNWFSGSPKPFASVSWQVNERLSLVAEYSNDIYFTRYSSGREYQQGDEEPGSKVNLGAYYSFGRAYQAGLYTIGGDTIGAQLTVALNPREAPYPSGLEKAPAPVRPRPAPAADPEGWSGQWSQDPTAQPAIQTSLGDALDKEGQVLESMALSANRAEVRIDNRRYISQAEAVGRTARLMSRALPPSVETFVITSTAEGMPTSSVTLRRSDVERLENTEASQIASVAALTDAPLRAPGLVRSDEIYPRFQWSIKPYVDLGIFSAEDGLTHEVGAEARASYELMPGLIVTGALRQRAFGNMDQRGPGIPGQRGEHYTAEEYLADPSLETTPEGVPRVRSDSRMYRDNSSPTIPELTLAWYSKPTETVYTRVTGGLLERGYGGVSAEALWKPANSPLAFGAEISHVKKRDFDGLFDFRDYEVTMGHVSAYYEFSQGFAQGFTAQLDVGKYLAGDVGATVSLTREFANGWRIGAYATKTDMSAEEFGEGSFDKGIMLSIPIGWATGQPSRERASTTLRSLSRDGGAQLNVNGRLYDKIRDSHSVELYEGWGRFWR